A stretch of the Rosa rugosa chromosome 5, drRosRugo1.1, whole genome shotgun sequence genome encodes the following:
- the LOC133710242 gene encoding protein BASIC PENTACYSTEINE2-like — MDDDSLNMPNWGYYEASFKGHLGLQLMTSMGERDTKPFIPGRDPPVMVSANGYHPRDCVVQDAPVPMSNYMRESWINQRDKFLTMMPANPNYGVLPETSVAQHSMQILQPPPDASRDERVNRMEEPVVHKEGGPSKKRQNGGAPKAPKVKKPRKPKDNSNPAVPRVKPAKKSLDVVINGITMDISGIPIPVCSCTGAPQQCYRWGCGGWQSACCTTNVSMYPLPMSTKRRGARIAGRKMSQGAFKKVLEKLAAEGYNFANPIDLRTHWARHGTNKFVTIR, encoded by the coding sequence ATGGATGATGATTCATTGAACATGCCCAATTGGGGATACTATGAGGCCTCTTTTAAAGGCCATCTTGGCCTGCAGCTTATGACAAGCATGGGTGAGCGTGACACGAAACCTTTTATACCTGGGCGTGATCCTCCGGTCATGGTTAGCGCCAATGGATATCATCCTCGGGATTGTGTTGTACAGGATGCTCCTGTTCCAATGAGCAACTATATGAGGGAGAGTTGGATTAACCAGAGGGATAAGTTTCTCACTATGATGCCGGCCAATCCTAATTATGGTGTTCTTCCGGAAACTTCAGTCGCTCAGCACTCCATGCAGATCTTACAGCCACCTCCTGATGCATCAAGGGATGAGAGGGTGAATAGAATGGAAGAGCCAGTTGTCCATAAGGAAGGTGGCCCTTCAAAGAAAAGGCAGAATGGTGGTGCCCCGAAAGCCCCAAAGGTGAAGAAGCCGAGGAAGCCAAAGGACAATAGCAACCCTGCGGTTCCACGTGTGAAGCCCGCAAAAAAGAGTTTGGATGTTGTCATAAACGGGATTACCATGGACATTTCAGGCATTCCAATTCCAGTTTGCTCATGTACTGGAGCTCCCCAACAGTGTTATCGATGGGGGTGTGGTGGTTGGCAATCCGCTTGTTGCACTACAAATGTGTCTATGTATCCTTTGCCAATGAGCACTAAACGGCGGGGTGCTAGGATAGCTGGAAGAAAAATGAGTCAGGGGGCTTTTAAAAAGGTATTGGAGAAGCTTGCAGCTGAAGGTTATAACTTTGCTAATCCAATTGATTTGAGGACTCACTGGGCAAGACATGGTACAAATAAGTTCGTCACAATCAGGTAG